From Microbacterium sp. LWH11-1.2, one genomic window encodes:
- a CDS encoding TIGR01777 family oxidoreductase gives MARRIVISGASGLIGGALASSLRADGIDVLTLVRRPPRDATESQWAPGERELDPDVIAGAEAVIALGGASVGRLPWTPRYKEELVDSRLKSTRTLTTALRALRQDAPALISASAVGYYGSAPGEQLTEDSPAGDTFLAELCVQWEAEARRAEDQTRVALLRTAPVIHRQGVLKPLIQLTRFGVAGPIGRGTQIWPWMSLEDEVRAIRHIIDQKIAGPVNLTGPAPATANDIGRALAREMHRPFWIPAPAFALRLVLSAAATDSLLVSDADVRPAVLEKTGFVFTHPTAAEAVASAV, from the coding sequence ATGGCTCGACGCATCGTCATCAGCGGGGCATCCGGGCTGATCGGCGGCGCGCTGGCCTCATCGCTCCGCGCCGACGGCATCGACGTGCTGACGCTCGTCCGTCGCCCGCCCCGCGATGCGACCGAGTCGCAGTGGGCGCCGGGGGAGCGCGAGCTCGACCCCGACGTCATCGCCGGAGCAGAGGCCGTCATCGCCCTCGGCGGCGCGAGCGTCGGACGGCTGCCCTGGACGCCTCGGTACAAGGAGGAGCTGGTCGACTCGCGCCTGAAGAGCACGCGCACGCTCACGACCGCCCTGCGCGCGCTGAGGCAGGATGCTCCCGCCCTGATCTCCGCATCCGCCGTCGGCTACTACGGCTCGGCCCCGGGCGAGCAGCTCACCGAGGATTCGCCTGCGGGCGACACGTTCCTCGCAGAGCTCTGCGTGCAGTGGGAGGCCGAGGCGCGCCGCGCCGAGGACCAGACCAGGGTGGCTCTGCTGCGCACGGCCCCGGTGATCCATCGGCAGGGAGTCCTCAAGCCGCTGATCCAGCTCACGCGCTTCGGCGTCGCGGGTCCCATCGGCCGAGGCACGCAGATCTGGCCGTGGATGTCGCTCGAAGACGAGGTGCGAGCGATCCGTCACATCATCGACCAGAAGATCGCCGGACCGGTGAACCTCACCGGACCCGCTCCCGCGACGGCCAACGACATCGGGCGCGCGCTCGCCCGCGAGATGCACCGGCCGTTCTGGATCCCCGCGCCCGCCTTCGCCCTGCGACTCGTGCTGAGCGCTGCAGCCACCGATTCGCTCCTCGTCTCGGATGCCGACGTGCGTCCTGCGGTGCTCGAGAAGACGGGCTTCGTCTTCACGCATCCCACGGCCGCCGAGGCGGTCGCCTCCGCGGTCTGA
- a CDS encoding aldo/keto reductase, whose protein sequence is MPTVPTFTAHNGFALPAIGLGTYALYGDEGAASIAGALDAGYRLVDSAFNYENEGSVGLGVAASDAPREEIIVTTKLPGRHHPTEKARASTEESRSRLGLDITDLHLIHWPNPSQDEYVQAWAALVDARERGIVRQIGVSNFLPEHLERIERETGVRPVVNQIELHPYFPQEEQLAYHREHGILTEAWSPLGRARELVDEGVVAEVAAAHGITPVQAVLAWHVARETVSIPKASSLEHQVSNLAAAEIVLDDAEVAAITALGRADGRLFDADPRTHEES, encoded by the coding sequence ATGCCCACCGTCCCCACCTTCACCGCTCACAACGGCTTCGCCCTGCCGGCCATCGGCCTCGGCACCTACGCGCTCTACGGCGACGAGGGGGCCGCGTCGATCGCCGGTGCCCTCGATGCGGGCTACCGCCTGGTCGACTCCGCGTTCAACTACGAGAACGAGGGATCGGTGGGACTCGGCGTCGCAGCATCCGACGCCCCGCGCGAGGAGATCATCGTCACGACGAAGCTCCCCGGACGCCACCACCCGACGGAGAAGGCGCGGGCCAGCACCGAGGAGAGCCGTTCGCGCCTCGGACTCGACATCACCGACCTGCATCTCATCCACTGGCCGAACCCGAGCCAGGACGAGTACGTGCAGGCGTGGGCTGCCCTCGTGGATGCCCGGGAGCGCGGCATCGTCCGACAGATCGGCGTGTCGAACTTCCTTCCGGAGCACCTCGAGCGCATCGAGCGCGAGACGGGGGTCCGGCCCGTCGTGAACCAGATCGAGCTGCACCCGTACTTCCCGCAGGAGGAGCAGCTGGCCTACCACCGCGAGCACGGCATCCTGACCGAGGCCTGGAGCCCGCTCGGCCGGGCCCGCGAGCTCGTCGACGAGGGCGTGGTGGCCGAGGTCGCCGCGGCGCACGGCATCACCCCGGTGCAGGCGGTGCTCGCGTGGCACGTCGCACGCGAGACCGTGTCGATCCCGAAGGCCTCGTCGCTCGAGCATCAGGTCTCGAACCTGGCCGCCGCCGAGATCGTCCTCGACGACGCGGAGGTCGCTGCGATCACGGCACTCGGCCGTGCGGACGGACGGCTGTTCGACGCCGACCCGCGGACCCACGAGGAGTCCTGA
- the glnA gene encoding type I glutamate--ammonia ligase, whose translation MDKQRDFVLRTIEERGVKFVRLWFTDVIGTLKSVAIAPAEVEGAFAEGIGFDGSAIEGLTRSHESDLLAQPDPTTFQTLPWRGEIDPTARMFCDLTTPDGQPAVADPRQVLKRTLAKAADAGFTFYTHPEIEFYLLKSSSFGPEGPVPVDSAGYFDNVPGGTAHDFRRRSVRMLEDLGISVEFSHHEGGPGQNEIDLRYADALTTADNIMTFRTVIKEVAIEQGVYATFMPKPLSGHPGSGMHTHMSLFEGDQNAFYEEGAKYQLSKTGRHFIAGLLRHANEIAAVTNQFVNSYKRLWGGDEAPSFVTWGHANRSALVRVPMYKPNKGQSSRVEYRALDSAANPYLAYSLLLAAGLKGIEEGYELPPEAEDNVWALSDAERRALGYSALPASLDHALEFMEASELVAETLGEQVFNYVLLNKRKEWEAYRGQVTPLELKNNLELL comes from the coding sequence ATGGACAAGCAGAGGGACTTCGTCCTCCGGACCATCGAGGAGCGCGGCGTCAAGTTCGTGCGGCTGTGGTTCACCGACGTCATCGGCACGCTCAAGTCGGTCGCGATCGCGCCGGCCGAGGTCGAGGGCGCCTTCGCCGAGGGCATCGGTTTCGACGGCTCGGCGATCGAGGGACTCACGCGCAGCCACGAGTCCGATCTGCTCGCGCAGCCCGACCCGACGACTTTCCAGACGCTGCCGTGGCGCGGTGAGATCGATCCGACGGCACGCATGTTCTGCGACCTGACGACACCCGACGGGCAGCCGGCGGTCGCCGACCCGCGACAGGTTCTCAAGCGCACGCTCGCGAAGGCCGCCGATGCCGGGTTCACCTTCTACACGCACCCCGAGATCGAGTTCTACCTGCTCAAGTCGTCGTCGTTCGGCCCCGAGGGTCCGGTGCCGGTCGACTCCGCCGGCTACTTCGACAACGTGCCGGGCGGCACGGCGCACGACTTCCGTCGTCGGTCGGTGCGGATGCTGGAGGATCTCGGCATCTCCGTGGAATTCAGCCATCACGAGGGCGGCCCCGGCCAGAACGAGATCGACCTCCGGTACGCCGACGCGCTGACGACGGCGGACAACATCATGACGTTCCGCACGGTCATCAAGGAGGTGGCGATCGAGCAGGGCGTCTACGCGACGTTCATGCCGAAGCCCCTCAGCGGTCACCCGGGCAGCGGCATGCACACGCACATGTCCCTGTTCGAGGGCGACCAGAACGCCTTCTACGAAGAGGGTGCGAAGTACCAGCTCTCCAAGACCGGGCGTCACTTCATCGCGGGCCTGCTCCGGCACGCCAACGAGATCGCCGCGGTCACCAACCAGTTCGTGAACTCCTACAAGCGGCTCTGGGGCGGCGATGAGGCCCCGAGCTTCGTCACGTGGGGCCACGCGAACCGCTCGGCGCTCGTCCGGGTGCCGATGTACAAGCCCAACAAGGGGCAGTCCTCGCGTGTCGAGTACCGCGCTCTGGATTCCGCGGCGAACCCGTACCTGGCGTACTCCCTGCTGCTCGCCGCGGGCCTGAAGGGCATCGAGGAGGGCTACGAGCTCCCGCCCGAGGCCGAGGACAACGTGTGGGCTCTGAGCGACGCCGAGCGGCGCGCGCTGGGCTACTCGGCGCTGCCTGCGAGCCTGGATCACGCTCTCGAGTTCATGGAGGCGTCCGAACTCGTCGCCGAGACGCTCGGGGAGCAGGTGTTCAACTACGTGCTGCTCAACAAGCGCAAGGAGTGGGAGGCCTACCGCGGGCAGGTCACGCCGCTGGAGCTGAAGAACAACCTCGAACTCCTCTGA
- a CDS encoding SPOR domain-containing protein has protein sequence MSDGDAKYWYNSETGQVEFGMISPSVDRVGPFDTEAEAARAPEVLKERSRAWAEEEAAEQGWDVKGDAKGQGAE, from the coding sequence ATGTCTGACGGCGACGCAAAGTACTGGTACAACTCCGAGACCGGTCAGGTCGAGTTCGGCATGATCTCGCCCTCCGTGGACCGGGTCGGACCGTTCGACACCGAGGCGGAGGCGGCTCGTGCGCCGGAGGTGCTCAAGGAGCGTTCGCGCGCCTGGGCCGAAGAGGAAGCCGCCGAGCAGGGCTGGGATGTCAAGGGCGACGCAAAGGGCCAGGGCGCAGAGTAG
- a CDS encoding YchJ family metal-binding protein, translating into MTDPVRCPCSSGNTFDACCGPLLQGAPAPTAERLMRSRFTAFSLADRGHLLRTWHPSTRPGSIEFDPELSWRRLVILDRAAGGPFDREGVVEFEAHWRQGAERGSLHERSRFVREGREWYYVDGDVE; encoded by the coding sequence ATGACAGACCCCGTCCGCTGCCCGTGCTCGTCCGGGAACACGTTCGACGCCTGCTGCGGGCCGCTGCTCCAGGGCGCCCCCGCGCCGACGGCGGAGCGTCTGATGCGATCGCGGTTCACCGCCTTCTCGCTCGCCGACCGCGGGCACCTGCTGCGCACGTGGCATCCGTCGACCCGACCCGGATCCATCGAGTTCGACCCTGAGCTGAGCTGGCGCCGGCTCGTCATCCTCGATCGTGCCGCGGGTGGTCCCTTCGATCGAGAGGGCGTCGTCGAGTTCGAGGCGCATTGGCGGCAGGGTGCCGAGCGCGGATCGCTGCACGAGCGCAGTCGCTTCGTCCGCGAGGGACGCGAGTGGTACTACGTCGACGGCGACGTGGAGTGA
- a CDS encoding SDR family NAD(P)-dependent oxidoreductase — MNISGNTIFIPGATSGIGLALARALRATGNTVIVGGRRTALLQEIAAEDPGIHTVQIDTTDDESIRAAASEVIAAHPELNVVITMAGVMRVEDWSQPSGFLATAEETIVTNVLGPIRLIGAFIEHLRSVPDATIMTVSSGLAFAPLRATPSYNASKAAIHMLSESLRLQLDGSTVKVVELEPPSVQTDLMPGQRESDFAMPLDAFIAEVMHLLESQPEATEIQVENVKFLRYGEARGDYDQVVATLNSRDPHGR; from the coding sequence ATGAACATCAGCGGAAACACCATCTTCATCCCCGGTGCCACGAGCGGCATCGGCCTGGCACTCGCCCGCGCGCTCCGCGCCACGGGCAACACCGTGATCGTCGGCGGGCGCCGCACCGCGCTCCTGCAGGAGATCGCCGCGGAGGATCCCGGCATCCACACGGTACAGATCGACACGACGGATGACGAGAGCATCCGCGCCGCGGCATCCGAGGTCATCGCGGCGCACCCCGAACTGAACGTCGTCATCACGATGGCGGGCGTGATGCGCGTCGAGGACTGGTCGCAGCCGTCCGGATTCCTCGCGACGGCGGAGGAGACCATCGTGACCAACGTGCTCGGTCCGATCCGCCTCATCGGCGCGTTCATCGAGCATCTGCGCAGCGTGCCCGACGCGACCATCATGACCGTGTCGTCCGGGCTGGCCTTCGCTCCCCTGCGCGCCACGCCGAGCTATAACGCCAGCAAGGCCGCGATCCACATGCTCAGCGAGTCGCTGCGGCTCCAGCTCGACGGATCGACCGTGAAGGTCGTGGAGCTCGAGCCGCCGTCCGTGCAGACCGACCTGATGCCCGGTCAGCGGGAGAGCGATTTCGCGATGCCGCTCGATGCCTTCATCGCCGAGGTGATGCATCTGTTGGAGTCACAGCCCGAGGCGACCGAGATCCAGGTCGAGAACGTCAAATTCCTCCGCTACGGCGAGGCGCGCGGCGACTACGACCAGGTCGTCGCCACGCTGAACAGTCGCGACCCGCACGGTCGCTGA
- a CDS encoding bifunctional 3'-5' exonuclease/DNA polymerase — MSRSASQGRRIALIDLGDGQYLAVELDDEGGERSRVPLAGTELLTWVADLEKTAAPRWIIRSAREIYPMLLAGGVRLGRTHDLLLCHAILRDTDAVARPLAPSSAWVRREPTDAAPALFDVVEQGRADDPVAEVLEQFRAQRRVIEQERDGRLTLLCAAESAGGLIAEEMRAAGLPWDEGVHDAILTETLGTRPVAGGLPSRMVELGDRVRAILSDSTLHLDSQPKLLRALHRVGVHVESTSRWELASQSHAVVEPLLEYKKLSRLFSANGWAWLAEWVHDRRFRPVYIPGGVVTGRWASAGGGALQLPRSLRPAVRADPGWTLVVADVAQLEPRMLAAMASDSSMARAAQGSDLYEGVVASGAVGTREEAKYAVLGAMYGATTGDSGRLVPRLRKVYPRAMALVDKAARTGEDGGVVSTWLGRSSPRPSAEWAELQSRATGADADPVEVALARRRARDWGRFTRNFVVQGTAAEWSLIWLAEIRHRLQRAPEAAVAATASGPFARQPHLAFFLHDEVILHVPEEQAEAAADAVRVAAAVATRRLFGDFPIDVPLDLRIAESAEK, encoded by the coding sequence ATGAGCCGTTCGGCGTCGCAGGGACGGCGGATCGCGCTGATCGACCTCGGCGACGGGCAGTACCTGGCGGTCGAGCTCGACGACGAGGGCGGCGAACGGAGTCGCGTACCCCTCGCCGGCACGGAGCTCCTGACCTGGGTCGCCGATCTCGAGAAGACCGCGGCGCCGCGGTGGATCATCCGCAGCGCCCGCGAGATCTACCCGATGCTGCTCGCGGGAGGCGTGCGACTCGGGCGGACGCACGACCTGCTGCTCTGCCACGCGATCCTGCGCGATACGGATGCCGTGGCTCGTCCCCTCGCTCCCTCGTCGGCGTGGGTGCGCCGTGAGCCGACGGATGCTGCTCCCGCCCTGTTCGACGTGGTCGAGCAGGGCCGCGCCGACGACCCTGTCGCCGAGGTGCTGGAGCAGTTCCGCGCGCAGCGCCGGGTGATCGAGCAGGAGCGCGATGGCCGCCTGACGCTCCTGTGCGCCGCGGAGTCGGCGGGCGGTCTGATCGCGGAGGAGATGCGGGCGGCCGGCCTTCCGTGGGACGAGGGCGTCCACGACGCGATCCTGACCGAGACGCTCGGCACCCGGCCCGTCGCGGGTGGCCTGCCCAGCAGGATGGTCGAGCTGGGCGATCGCGTGCGCGCGATCCTCAGCGACTCGACGCTGCACCTCGACAGCCAGCCGAAGCTGCTGCGTGCCCTGCACCGCGTCGGCGTGCACGTCGAGTCGACGAGCCGGTGGGAGCTTGCGAGCCAGTCGCACGCGGTCGTCGAACCGCTGCTGGAGTACAAGAAGCTCTCCCGTCTGTTCAGCGCCAACGGCTGGGCCTGGCTGGCCGAATGGGTGCATGATCGGCGATTCCGCCCCGTGTACATCCCCGGAGGCGTCGTGACCGGCCGATGGGCGTCGGCGGGCGGCGGCGCCCTGCAGCTGCCGCGCAGCCTCCGACCCGCTGTGCGCGCCGATCCCGGCTGGACCCTGGTGGTCGCCGACGTGGCGCAGCTGGAACCGCGGATGCTGGCCGCCATGGCATCCGATTCGTCTATGGCGCGCGCGGCCCAGGGGAGCGACCTGTACGAAGGCGTCGTGGCATCCGGTGCCGTCGGAACCCGGGAAGAGGCGAAGTACGCGGTGCTCGGCGCGATGTACGGCGCCACGACCGGAGACAGCGGCCGCCTGGTGCCGCGGCTGCGCAAGGTCTATCCGCGGGCGATGGCCCTCGTCGACAAGGCCGCGCGCACGGGCGAGGACGGCGGCGTGGTCTCGACCTGGCTGGGGCGCTCGTCGCCGCGTCCTTCGGCGGAGTGGGCGGAGCTCCAGTCGCGGGCCACAGGGGCGGATGCCGATCCGGTCGAGGTCGCCCTGGCGCGGCGGCGAGCGCGGGACTGGGGTCGGTTCACGCGCAACTTCGTGGTGCAGGGGACCGCGGCCGAGTGGTCGCTGATCTGGCTCGCCGAGATCCGTCACCGGTTGCAGCGCGCGCCCGAGGCGGCAGTGGCCGCCACGGCATCCGGACCGTTCGCCCGGCAGCCGCACCTCGCGTTCTTCCTCCACGACGAAGTCATCCTGCACGTGCCGGAGGAGCAGGCCGAAGCCGCCGCCGACGCGGTGCGGGTGGCGGCGGCGGTCGCCACCCGGCGCCTCTTCGGCGACTTCCCGATCGACGTGCCGCTCGACCTCCGGATCGCGGAGTCGGCCGAGAAGTAG
- a CDS encoding L-lactate dehydrogenase has translation MEIIENSKLTVVGAGSVGSSVAYAALIRGSARHIALYDVATEKVEAEVLDLAHGTQFTGTSDIIGGSDISVAAGSHVVVITAGAKQKPGQTRTELAEVNAGIIRSMMPQLLEVAPHAVYVIVTNPCDVLTVIAQEVSGLPPERVFASGTVLDTSRLRWKLAERAGVSTGSVHAHIVGEHGDTEFPLWSRATIGTVPILDWEVPGHPRFTLEELQAIAVDVRDAAYKVIQGKGATNYAIGLSSARIVEAILRDEHAVMPVSTVLRDFHGVDGVALSVPSIVSATGAVPIRSTSFSTEELDLLRHSATALEGVRATLGA, from the coding sequence ATGGAGATCATCGAGAACTCGAAGCTCACGGTCGTCGGTGCGGGAAGCGTGGGCTCGAGCGTCGCCTACGCCGCACTGATCCGCGGATCCGCGCGCCACATCGCCCTCTACGACGTCGCGACCGAGAAGGTCGAGGCCGAGGTCCTCGACCTCGCGCACGGCACGCAGTTCACGGGCACGAGCGACATCATCGGCGGCAGCGACATCTCGGTCGCGGCCGGATCCCACGTGGTCGTGATCACCGCCGGCGCGAAACAGAAGCCCGGCCAGACGCGCACCGAGCTGGCCGAGGTGAACGCCGGCATCATCCGCAGCATGATGCCGCAGCTGCTCGAGGTCGCCCCGCACGCGGTGTATGTCATCGTCACGAATCCGTGCGATGTGCTCACGGTCATCGCGCAGGAGGTCAGCGGGCTGCCTCCCGAGCGCGTCTTCGCCTCGGGAACCGTCCTCGACACCTCCCGCCTGCGCTGGAAGCTCGCCGAGCGCGCCGGCGTATCGACCGGGAGCGTGCACGCCCACATCGTCGGCGAGCACGGAGACACCGAGTTCCCGCTGTGGTCGCGCGCCACGATCGGCACGGTCCCGATCCTCGACTGGGAGGTGCCGGGGCATCCGCGATTCACTCTCGAGGAGCTCCAGGCGATCGCCGTCGACGTGCGAGACGCCGCGTACAAGGTGATCCAGGGAAAAGGCGCGACGAACTACGCGATCGGGCTGTCGAGCGCCCGCATCGTCGAGGCGATCCTGCGCGACGAGCACGCCGTGATGCCGGTCAGCACGGTGCTGCGCGACTTCCACGGCGTGGACGGGGTGGCGCTCTCGGTGCCGTCGATCGTGAGCGCCACCGGCGCGGTGCCGATCCGGAGCACGTCGTTCTCCACAGAGGAGCTCGACCTGCTCCGTCACTCGGCGACCGCGCTCGAGGGAGTCAGGGCGACCCTGGGCGCCTGA
- a CDS encoding helix-turn-helix transcriptional regulator → MDREALAEFLLRRREMLQPSDVGLSPGVRRRTPGLRREEVAQLATMSTDYYTRLEQQRGPQPSPQILTALARALRLTSDERDYLHRVAGYSAPDRAAVTDYVRPGMLRILDRLHDAPAFVVSVLDEVLVQNDAARALLGDASHLVGLERSGIYRWFAHPDTERARYLESDHARQSRSLVASLRAAQGLLGSRSRAGEIVRELTERSPEFVQLWEAQEVRRRFEEHKVLVHPELGEIEVDCQALFTEDESQALIVLTAAPGSEAAGKLELVRVLGTQTV, encoded by the coding sequence GTGGATCGAGAAGCGCTGGCCGAGTTCCTCCTGCGGCGACGGGAGATGCTGCAACCCTCCGATGTGGGGCTGAGTCCGGGCGTGCGCCGACGCACCCCCGGACTGCGCAGGGAGGAGGTCGCACAGCTCGCGACCATGTCGACCGACTACTACACGCGCCTGGAGCAGCAGCGCGGCCCGCAGCCGAGCCCGCAGATCCTCACGGCTCTCGCGCGGGCTCTCCGGCTCACGTCGGATGAACGCGACTACTTGCATCGCGTCGCCGGCTACAGCGCCCCGGATCGAGCGGCCGTGACCGACTACGTGCGCCCGGGCATGCTCCGAATACTCGACCGGCTGCACGACGCTCCGGCTTTCGTGGTCTCCGTGCTCGATGAGGTCCTGGTGCAGAACGATGCGGCCCGCGCGCTCCTCGGAGACGCGAGCCATCTGGTCGGCCTGGAGCGCAGCGGCATCTACCGGTGGTTCGCCCACCCGGACACCGAGCGGGCGCGCTACCTCGAGAGCGATCACGCTCGGCAGAGCCGCTCGCTCGTCGCGTCGCTCCGCGCCGCGCAGGGTCTGCTCGGCAGCCGCTCGCGCGCCGGCGAGATCGTCCGCGAGCTGACGGAGCGGAGCCCCGAATTCGTGCAGCTCTGGGAGGCCCAGGAGGTGCGCCGACGGTTCGAGGAGCACAAGGTCCTCGTGCATCCCGAGCTCGGCGAGATCGAGGTCGACTGTCAGGCGCTCTTCACCGAGGACGAATCCCAGGCGCTGATCGTGCTGACCGCCGCGCCCGGAAGCGAGGCGGCCGGCAAGCTCGAACTGGTCCGAGTGCTCGGCACGCAGACCGTCTGA
- a CDS encoding C4-type zinc ribbon domain-containing protein: MNATPENQRILLDIADLDRRIAQAERARTQPAQGARITELVAIRQEQLRELTTLTGTRDDVRTELTRLESDVAVVEQRRNRDAERLAASTSSKDAQALEHELASLARRQSDLEDAELDVMGRLEEAEAAVAAQQALLATTTEEGTALTSQAKADVAAATDRGAELARDRAAVVANVPADLLAEYTRRAANSAGAALLTRGTCEGCRMVLPSTDLNDIRRAADELVVFCPECGCVLVRTEESGLS; encoded by the coding sequence GTGAACGCCACCCCCGAGAACCAGCGCATCCTGCTCGACATCGCCGACCTCGACCGGCGCATCGCGCAGGCGGAGCGCGCCCGCACGCAGCCGGCCCAGGGGGCGCGGATCACAGAGCTCGTCGCCATCCGTCAGGAGCAGCTGCGCGAGCTCACCACGCTCACGGGCACCCGAGACGACGTGCGCACCGAGCTGACGCGGCTGGAGTCCGATGTCGCGGTCGTGGAGCAGCGCCGCAACCGCGACGCCGAGCGCCTTGCGGCCTCGACCAGTTCCAAGGATGCGCAGGCGCTCGAGCACGAGCTTGCGAGTCTCGCCCGGCGCCAGAGCGATCTCGAGGATGCCGAGCTCGACGTCATGGGCCGGCTCGAGGAGGCGGAGGCGGCTGTCGCCGCACAGCAGGCTCTGCTCGCCACCACGACGGAGGAGGGCACCGCGCTCACCTCGCAGGCGAAGGCCGATGTCGCTGCGGCGACCGACCGCGGCGCCGAGCTGGCGCGCGATCGTGCCGCGGTCGTCGCGAACGTGCCCGCCGACCTCCTCGCCGAGTACACGCGTCGTGCCGCGAACAGCGCGGGTGCAGCGCTCCTCACGCGCGGCACGTGCGAAGGGTGCCGCATGGTGCTTCCCAGCACCGATCTGAACGACATCCGCCGCGCGGCGGACGAACTCGTCGTCTTCTGCCCCGAGTGCGGCTGCGTCCTCGTGCGCACCGAGGAATCCGGGCTCTCTTGA
- a CDS encoding ROK family protein — protein MAKAIGVDIGGTGIKAGIVDLTHGTMASDRVRVPTPEGASPQDVLVAVQSVLKTLDVHDSTMPLGVAFPAIVKRGKTLSAANVSKEWIDFDAERFFRDGLGRNIVFVNDADAAGVAEARHGAARDVRGLTLLTTLGTGIGSAFLYDGILIPNTELGHLNFREFESVEQWAATSARERENLSWEAWAERLQAFYSHIEFLFSPDLFVVGGGVSKNAGDFLPLLELKTPIVPAIHRNNSGIIGAASLAGD, from the coding sequence ATGGCAAAAGCGATCGGCGTCGACATCGGCGGCACGGGAATCAAAGCAGGAATCGTCGACCTCACGCACGGCACCATGGCCTCCGACCGGGTGCGCGTCCCCACTCCGGAGGGCGCATCGCCGCAGGACGTCCTCGTCGCCGTGCAGTCGGTGCTGAAGACCCTCGACGTGCACGACTCGACCATGCCGCTCGGCGTCGCCTTCCCGGCCATCGTCAAGCGCGGCAAGACGCTGTCGGCGGCGAACGTCTCGAAGGAATGGATCGACTTCGACGCGGAGCGGTTCTTCCGCGACGGCCTCGGTCGCAACATCGTGTTCGTGAACGACGCCGACGCGGCCGGTGTCGCCGAGGCACGCCACGGCGCCGCGAGAGACGTCCGCGGCCTCACGCTGCTGACCACCCTGGGCACCGGCATCGGCTCGGCCTTCCTGTACGACGGGATCCTCATCCCCAACACCGAGCTCGGCCACCTGAACTTCCGCGAGTTCGAGTCCGTCGAGCAGTGGGCCGCGACCTCGGCGCGCGAGCGCGAGAATCTCAGCTGGGAGGCCTGGGCGGAGCGCCTGCAGGCGTTCTACTCGCACATCGAGTTCCTCTTCAGCCCCGACCTGTTCGTGGTCGGCGGCGGCGTGTCGAAGAACGCCGGCGACTTCCTGCCGCTGCTCGAGCTAAAGACGCCGATCGTCCCGGCGATCCACCGCAACAACTCCGGCATCATCGGCGCGGCGTCGCTCGCGGGCGACTGA